Proteins co-encoded in one Apteryx mantelli isolate bAptMan1 chromosome 4, bAptMan1.hap1, whole genome shotgun sequence genomic window:
- the LOC136991837 gene encoding olfactory receptor 5J3-like produces the protein MADENCTRVTHFTLTGLTEHPQLKPVLFALFLGTYMLTLVGNLSIIVLVRVSPQLHTPMYFFLSNLSFLDICYSCTISPKMLLDLSEKHKAISFAGCLMQFYFYAVFATTEIYLLAAMAYDRYVAICSPLLYGIIMSPGLCTCLVTGSYLAGMLNAIIHTSTLLQLSFCGPHVINNFYCDGPPLLVLSSTDTWLNEVVMIVFVGFNMTTTNLLSIASYARIAVTIVRMRSAEGRRKACSTCASHLAAITIFYVSAAFNYMQPSSMNSTESKKISSIFYSIIVPMLNPLIYSLRNKEVKHATINIIRRKVYF, from the coding sequence ATGGCAGATGAGAACTGCACCAGGGTGACACACTTCACCCTCACAGGACTCACAGAGCACCCACAGCTGAAGCCTGTCCTCTTtgccctcttcctgggcacctacaTGCTGACCCTAGTGGGAAACCTCAGCAtcatcgtgctggtcagggtcagcccccagctccacacccccatgtactttttcctcagtaacttgtccttcttagacatttgctattcctgcaccatcagccccaaaatgctgttggacctttcagaaaaacacaaagccatttcttttgctggctgcCTCATGCAGTTTTACTTCTATGCTGTTTTTGCCACGACTGAGATTTACCTTTTGGCTGccatggcgtatgaccgctatgtggccatctgcagccccctgctctaTGGGATCATCATGTCTCCTGGACTCTGCACGTGCCTGGTCACCGGGTCCTACCTTGCGGGGATGCTGAATGCCATCATACACACAAGCACCttgctccagctctccttctgTGGCCCTCACGTCATCAATAACTTCTACTGTGATGGGCCCCCATTGCTTGTTCTCTCCTCCACTGACACATGGCTCAACGAGGTTGTGATgattgtgtttgtgggcttcaaCATGACCACCACCAACCTGCTCAGCATCGCCTCCTATGCCCGCATTGCAGTGACCATTGTGAGGATGCGCTCTGCTGAAGGCAGGCGCAAAGCCTgctccacctgtgcctcccacctagCAGCCATCACCATCTTCTACGTATCTGCTGCTTTCAATTACATGCAACCCAGTTCAATGAACTCCACGGAGAGCAAGAAAATTTCATCCATCTTTTATAGCATTATAGTCCCCATGCTGAACCCCTTGATTTACagtctgaggaacaaggaggtgaagCATGCCACAATCAATATTATCAGGAGGAAAGTGTACTTCTGA